The sequence below is a genomic window from Shinella zoogloeoides.
CACCAGCTTGATTTTTATGTTGCGCCGCGCAATATGCGCGGCCGGCCTCTGACGGTCGACGTTCAATCACGCGCGGAAAAGCGCGAGGGGAGTGTGAGCGATGGTCCGTTCCGGAGCCACTCGTCGGTGATCACGGTTTTCCGTCCCAACGGCGAGGCACGCACCCTGCCGACAGAGACCGATTCTGCCGCAGCCGACGCGCTCGCCGGCGCCGTCTGGGTCGATCTCGTCGAGCCCGACCGCGACGAGGAAGCGCTGATCGAGCGCATTCTCGGCCTCGAGGTGCCGACGCGCGACGAACTCAAGGATATCGAGCCGTCGAGCCGCCTCTACACCGACGGCAACGCGGCCTACATGACCGCCTCGCTGATGGTGAAGGCGGAAAGCGACCTGCCGCACCTGACCGACGTCGCCTTCATCCTGACGCCCGGCAAGCTGCTCACCGTGCGCTATGACGAGCCGCGCTCCTTCGCCCTCTTCAAGAGCGCGATGCACCGCATTCCCGGCGGCTGTTCCTCGCCCACCGTGATGATCACGCGCCTGCTGGAGACCGTGGCCGACCGCACGGCGGAAATCCTCGAGATCGCCGTCTCGCGCGCCGACAAGCTCTCGATGGAGGTGTTCGGCGACAAGCGGCATCTCTCCCGCCGCCCGCCGCGCTACCTGGAAGACCGCGTCGTGCAGGTCTCCGCGCTGCACCGCCTCGTCGCCAAGACGCGCGACAGCCTCATGTCCCTGTCGCGCGTGCTGACCTTCCTGCACGGTCTCCCGGCGCTGCAATCCGACCGCGACAGCCTCGAACTCTGCCGCACGGTGACGCGTGACGTGCAGTCGCTGTCCGAACATGCCGGTTTCGTCGCCGGCAACATCACCTTCCTGCTCGATGCCTCGCTCGGGCTCATCAATCTCGAGCAGAACGCCATCATCAAGATCTTCTCGATCGCCTCCGTCGTGCTGCTGCCGCCGACGCTGATCGCATCGACCTACGGCATGAACTTCGAGTTCATGCCCGAACTGCGCATCGCCTACGCCTATCCGCTGACGCTCGTCGCGATGGTGTT
It includes:
- a CDS encoding magnesium transporter CorA family protein, yielding MITVFRPNGEARTLPTETDSAAADALAGAVWVDLVEPDRDEEALIERILGLEVPTRDELKDIEPSSRLYTDGNAAYMTASLMVKAESDLPHLTDVAFILTPGKLLTVRYDEPRSFALFKSAMHRIPGGCSSPTVMITRLLETVADRTAEILEIAVSRADKLSMEVFGDKRHLSRRPPRYLEDRVVQVSALHRLVAKTRDSLMSLSRVLTFLHGLPALQSDRDSLELCRTVTRDVQSLSEHAGFVAGNITFLLDASLGLINLEQNAIIKIFSIASVVLLPPTLIASTYGMNFEFMPELRIAYAYPLTLVAMVLSAILPFFFFRWKGWL